Below is a genomic region from Sorghum bicolor cultivar BTx623 chromosome 9, Sorghum_bicolor_NCBIv3, whole genome shotgun sequence.
GCAAGTCAAAGTGTCACATTGGAGTCTGTGTCAATCTCCTAAACAAATTATATTTGGAATCAGAGGGAATATCATATTTCCTGAATTAGTATTGCCTGCATTACTTTTTGTATTATTGTGTTTTATTCTGTCAATGCTCACTTTCCTAGTATAGATACTACAGAAACAAGAACTTTTCTTTGCATGTGCCTGTTACTTACCTTTGCTGGGATTGTTTTTGAATGATTTTTTCCCCATGAAAAACCACCTTAGCTGCGACTGTATTTATTATTCTATTCCACTAGGATTTTCTTTATGATACATATTGTTAGTGTAGACTTGTGATGCAAGTGTTTGGCTGGATGCAGGTTGCGAAAGAAAATGCCGATGTTATAATAATGGATGATAATTTCAGTACCATTGTAAATGTTGCTAGATGGGGTCGTGCGGTTTACTTGAACATTCAGAAGTTTGTGCAGTTCCAGCTTACAGTTAATATAGTGGCTCTGATAGTGAATTTCATCTCAGCGTGTATCATAGGTGCGCAAATCTAATGATGCTCACTTTGAAGTCTCTGTGCGTCTTTTTTTTTGTATAACATTGAGGCTGCCCTACCCGCTTACCTACTTTTTGCGGCATGTTTTTGAATGGGTTCATACATTATCCACTTTGAACTAACATGTAGGTACTGCACCACTTACTGCCGTTCAGTTGCTATGGGTGAACATGATCATGGATACATTAGGAGCCTTGGCCTTAGCGACAGAGCCACCTAATGATGAAATGATGAAGAGACCACCTGTGAGACGGGGGCATGGTTTCATCACTCAGGTCATGTGGAGAAATATTCTTGGGCAGGCTTTATACCAGCTCCTTGTACTTGGTACTCTCATGTTTGTTGGTAAGAGGATCCTTAATATCGAAGGCCCAAATGCTGATATAACGATCAATACCCTCATATTCAACTCTTTTGTGTTTTGCCAGGTATGAGTAGCACAAGCCACATTTCTCATACCTAATGCTTCAATTTGTGAAGATATGACATTGATTTACTTAGTAGTAAGTAGAAAAATCAACGACTTGATTAGCTCCGCCACTACTTGAGAGAACCAGCGGGCTCAATGTGATATGCATTGGGATTTAGCATGATAGTGAACTAGATACTTTTTTTCCCCTTTTCATCAGAAAAATGGTCCAGACAAGTTTAAAAGATTAATGGCATTCAAAGCAATTTTGAACCATCTATGAATGCACATCAATAAGGTGGTGTAGATTCCAGTAAAAATACAAGAAATATTGCATCTGTTCTGATGACTTAGCTTCATTTAATTGCCGTTGTTCCAGGTTTTCAACGAGATAAATAGCAGGGAAATGGAAAAGATCAACGTGTTCAGAGGGATACTGAAAAATTGGATCTTTATCAGTATATTGACAGCAACCGTCGTATTCCAAGTAATTATAGTGGAGTTTCTTGGAACCTTTGCAAACACCATACCGCTGAGTTGGAAGCTGTGGTTGCTCAGTATTATTCTTGGCTCGGTCAGTATGGTCATCTCTGTTATCGTCAAGTGCATTCCCGTCGAATCTAGAAAAACAAATATTAAGCCCCATGGCTATGAGTTGATTCCTGAAGCCCCAGAAACAGTATAGTTGCACAACGCATAGTCATGGTCACCAACCAATATCTTATAGTGGAATGGAGTTTCTTGTCGGGATTTCTTTGTCGATGTGATTTTGTGGAGTAATATTACCCGGAGTTGAACAAGACATTACAGTAGGAGATACAGCCAGGGTTGAAAGAGAAAGAGGATCAAGTAAGGCAGTAAGCTCGAAGACAAACTACAGACTGCTGCATACTGGAAACAGTGACGTATTTTGATCCTTCAGTGCATTTTAAAAGCTTTCATTTCAAGGCTTTTGGTGCGAGTTTCTGCAGCCTTGGTCCGCAGAGTTTACATGCATGCACATATAATTTGTAAATTGTAAATCTAGATAGATTCCTCATACCTGTGACTGTTGAGACAGCAACACTACTTCAAGTACTCCATAATTCTATTTCTATACACAGTTTCCTGTCATTTTTCCCCCTATTCAAGTGTACATCGAACCATAGCTATTTTTCTTTCATGTTGGAATAAAATTTGAATAAGAGGCTATATTTGCTGACACACACAATTGTTGTATTTCATTTTTTCCATGTCTGAATAAAATCGTCACAACTGGTGCAATCGCAACACACTCAACTACTCAAGTCACGACAAAGCAGGTTATGGAACTGACACAAACGAGTGTCAGGATTCGGGAACCTGAAAAGTGAAAACGCATCGCGAACTGAATGAAGAGATGGCGACGGACAACAGGGTGTGGACGCAGCTCCCAACTTTCCTATAAGGAGGAAGACTTTTTCATGTGTTGTAgctgtttgtggtaaatattatccaatcatagattaactagaattaaaagatttatctcatgatttacaggcaaactgtgtaattagtttttgtttttgtctatatttagtgcttcatgcatgtgccgcaagattcgatttgacggagaattttgaaaactttttagatttttgtgggaactaaacaaggcatgacAGTGAAACTCCAAGAGAGGAGGAGGAAAGCAATACGAAACGGAACGCTGGATTCGGATCGCTTTCACTCAACCGCAGCCAGCAACCCACTAGTTGACCGCTCCTTTTGGAGTCAGCTTCTTCCCGAAACCGGAGGGAAGGAAAGCCAACCCCTGCACGCCGCCGAATTGATCACGGCAGGCCAAGAAGGCTTGCGTTACGTGTGCGCCACCGCAGCGCTGCCGCGGACACGGACACCTCTGCTTGGACTCGGATCAGCAGCTGCGCACCAGCTAGCAGAGCAGCTACCCAGCTACCACGCCGGCCTACACCCACCAAAACGGCCGGCTGTGGATTGCATCACCCGTGAGGCCGTGACTGAATTCATCCATCGCTCCGTCCGCTGGTTGGTTTCCGCTGATAACGCCGGCGGTGCTAAGCTGACCTGACACCTGACCATACCCCCGGCCGGCAGGATGACGCGTCGGAGTCGGACGGCGCAATGACGACAGGGACGCCACGGTCGCCAGACGAGACCACCTGCCGCCGTCGGTCGGCGACCCGTCAGGACATGGCCGCCGTGTCAGAGTGTCACGCTCACCGCTCACGTCTCCGTCTCCGTGCTACGACGAAGAAACCATCGAACCCGCCGTGCGCCCGTCGCTTTTCCAACGCATCCGTCCGGCGTCTCCACCGCCCTCGTGCACCAACACGTCTCCGATCCGGATCCCCTCATCGCCTGCCCGCCTCCTCGGAAagcttatatattttcatattattGGGTCACAAAAATCACAGAAAAGGTGGAGCAAAGGTGATTCGTTTTTCTCATGCTCGTTTACCGGATCGGAGTGTGCCCCGGAGTTGGTGCTGGTAGCTGAGCGCGACCTGCCTGAACCGAGAGACCGAGCCGCCGAGCCGGCGCCGCCACCAACCCCGCCCCGCCCCGGCGAAGAGTTCAAAGGggcggcggcctcctcggtcttgTCGATCGACGACAGCGAGTTCGCGCTGGGACTGGGATTTGGTATTTCTGGCCGCCCAACCCCACAAAACCCCCACGAAACGTCGAAACCCCCACCCGCATTCCTCCTCCCCTGGGCTCGCCAACAAAAGGCCCCCATCTTCCTCGGTCAGCTGGAGCCTGGAGCCAGCCAGCCTGCCTGTCCCGGTTCAGCTTCAGCTTGCTCGCATCGGCCTCGCTTCTGAGTTCTGAGTGAGCTGTGACGAGGAGGGGGTTGGCGGGTGAGGAAGCCATGGTGGGGAGCTACGCGAACGGTGGCGGGGCTGCGGCGCTGGTGGCGGAGGAGAAGCTGGACGCGCTGCGGCGGTTGCTGGGGAAGTCGGACGGCGACCCGCTGCGGGTCGTCGGGGTGGGCGCCGGGGCGTGGGGGAGCGTGTTCTGCGCGCTGCTGCAGGACGCGTACGGCCGGCACCGCGACCGGGTGCAGGTGCGCGTGTGGCGCCGCGCTGGCCGCGCCGTGGACCGCGCCGACGCCGAGCGCCTCTTCGAGGTCATCAACTCCCGCGAGGACGTGCTGCGGCGGCTCATCCGACGCTGCGCCTACCTCAAGTACGTCGAGGCGCGGCTCGGGGACCGCACGCTGCACGCCGACGAGATCCTCCGCGACGGCTTCTGCCTCAACATGCTCGACACCCCGCTCTGCCCGCTCAAGGTCGTCACCAACCTGCAGGAGGCCGTCTGGGACGCCGACATAGTCGTCAACGGCCTGCCCTCCACGGAGACCAGGGAGGTGTTCGGGGAGATTGGGAGGTACTGGAAGGAGCGAATCACCCAGCCGCTCATTATCTCGCTGGCAAAGGGGATCGAGGCGTCGCTCGACCCTGTGCCCCGGATCATTACGCCCACGCAGATGATCAGCAATGCAAGTGAGTTCTTTGCTCAAGTCTCGTTGTAATTGTGATCTAGCAGTACTATGTTCTCATGCTTCAGTTACTACTACTAGTTTCGTTAATCTCGTAAATCTGTCTGTATACTTGTCGAAGTGGGGCTAACAAATTTAATTGAAGATTTAAATGCTGCTCGACTGGCTCAAGATACAGTAGCTCTGGAATGTTCCTGATGAAAATTTTCTGGATAATCATCACGATCTGTACCAATGGATGGTCCTTCATAATATTTATTGCATGTTTTATGATTATCTGGTGGTACTATATTATTTGCCTCACTAAGGGACTGCCCATGTGTTATGTTTGCTCTGAGTCCTTGGTTCCCTTATGAGCATGTAAAAACAGTTTAGCAGGGTTCATCAGGATTGTTACTGAACATTGTTTGCCCAACTGAAACTAACAACCTGCTCTTTATCTCAATTCTGTATATTGtactgttttttttgtttttttttttataactGTATACTGTACTCTTGGTTTATGCTTGTGGTTGTTGATCATGGATTCTTATTGCAGCTGGAGTTCCGTTGGAGAACATTCTGTATCTTGGAGGCCCAAACATTGCTTCTGAGATTTATAACAAAGAATATGCGAATGCtcgcatatgtggagctgacaAGTGGAGGAAACCTCTTGCAAATTTCTTGAGGCAACCCCATTTCATTGTATGGGACAATAGTGATCTCATTACTCATGAAGTCATGGGCGGCTTAAAAAACGTATATGCCATTGgggctggtaagtttcttgaTCCAGAAGAATTGAATTTCCATTTGCTCCTCTCTTTTCCCAGTTCTTATGAGATACTTGATCATGTCATTGCATATTTCAACATCAAACCAATAAAAATGCCATTTTGGCGTCTTATATGAGCAGTATTTCGTGCCCTGTTTCACGAAGCATGCTATTTGCATTGACTGAATGCTGCAATGCTGTTGTTCTGCCAAATGCAATGTTGCTTATATTTGTCAGACAGGACAGAATTACACAGTAGAAAACTCAAATCCTGTAATTAACAGAATGTTAGACCTGGGAGAGTGTCCACTTCTACCTAGTTATTCCGGAGCCTAATATATCTATCACGTTGCTGAACATGATCTTATCATGCAGGTATGGTGGCAGCCCTTACCAATGAGAGTGCAACCAGCAAATCAGTATACTTTTCACTTTGCACATCTGAAATGATATACATCACCCATCTTCTAGCACGAGAGCCCGAGAAACTTGCAGGGCCCTTATTAGCTGACACATACGTCACCCTGCTGAAAGGTCGCAATGCATGGTACGGGCAGAAGTTAGCTAAGGGAGAACTGACTCTAGAAATGGGGGACAGCATCAAAGGCAAAGGGACTATCCAGGTTTGTGCTGCCAACCTGCCATCTTGACAATGCATGTGAAGTTTGCTTAAATGCCGGGTGCCCTTTTGGCATAGGCAAGGGTAGCTATACGCTGATCCTTATTCGTTTCGTGACTTAGGGTGTTTCTGCAGTCAATGCATTTTATGAACTGCTGAGCCAGGGAAGCCTAAGCGTGATGCATCCAGAAACCAAGAAGGCTGTTGCTCCTGTTGAGCTATGCCCAATACTCAAAACACTTTACAAAATTTTGATCAAGAGGTTGGAAATTGTACTCACTGTTAATGCAGTTTTAGGCTATAATTCTAATGTGATGTCAGGCACCTAATTGTTTAGTTTTGACCTGCAGGGAGCTTACGACCAATTCCATCCTCCAGGCAATACGTGATGAATCAATGTATGATCCACGGGAAAGAATTGAAATGGCGCAGAGGCAGTCTCTTTTCCGGCCATCTCTTCTTGGCCTAGCTAAAGGTGATGCCAAGGCCTAAGATATGGTGTTTGTTTCTTCCTGAAATACGTATTTCCATGTGAGTTTGCAGGAGGCGCGTACTGGCCTTCAAGATCCTTACTTACGTGCCTCAGATGTGTGTTGGGTGCACGCTATAGAGTTCGATGATGTGCATGCCAGGATAAACTTTATGGCCCGTGTCTGTACATAACGTGTTGTGATTCAAATTTATTTGTCATGAGTAAAGATGTGCAttcctttttattttatgatggaTTTGGAGTCTCATAATTGGTTGTAAGTTGTAACTCAGAAGCAAAAGCTATGTTCTGATCTCCACTGATATGGTCATATGAATGAAACAGAAGTTTTCACTACCCCAAATGGTATTCTTTCACTGAGGTCCATCTGAAAGAAATGTTGGCCATTGAAGGCCCATACAGACTTATCATATGAAGCCCAACTACAGCCCTGTTAAatcacaaaaatgaagatacttGCCCACGAACGTccttaaaatcattttaaacacGAGTCTCACTAGAGAGGCCTGCTCATGtactaaaaaggaaaaagtccaCTTTAGGTCGATCAATTTTCGTGAAAGTCTATTTTTCATCATTGAACTCTAAAttcggataaaatatattcctcaacttttaaaaccgtaTACATTAcgttttgaaagcggttttgttcttttttttatttcggctgattttttaaaaaattatagtaaatcacatacaaatcataaaaatataaaattcaattttgttggacttcagatgagtagatctacacatcaaatatataatatattatgctttagtacaaagctgttgctgtagctttagatctatgcttttctgtaattaacTAGAATTGTTATAGCTATAGTTTTTGTGgtccaattgtgatgaaatttatatggtgggataattattctatgcttgagTTGTAGTAAAAAATTCATattcattggatcatgtattacttatagatttatttaggtttacgCTTGTTAAAtattaataaatctataactaagttatacatgatctaataaatatgaaacttttaccacagtttaaaaatacaataattagcccaacttaaaaaattcaccacaactggaccatagaaactgtagctatgaattattctaattaattgtaGAAAAACACATAACTAAAGCTATAACAAACTTttgtactaaggccttgtttacttccactcaaaaacccaaaaattttcaagattccccgtcacatcgaatctttaaacgtatgcatggagtattaaatatagacgaaaataaaaactaattacacagtttagtcgaaattgataagacgaatcttttgagcctagttagtctataattggataataattaccacaaacaaacgaaagtgctacagtgtcacgaaataTTTCCcattgggaactaaacagggcctaaagcataccatattatatgttcactgtgtAAATCTATTTATCTGAAGTCTAACAAAATCAGACttactattttatgatttttatgtgatttattatgattttacaAAGATTCAgccgaaataaaaaaaaagaaaaagacaatacTGCCTTCAAAACTGCTCATAATCATGCCAGAGACGTAATATACATGGTTGCAAaaattgagggatgtattttgcCCAATTTTGAAGTTCAGGGATGAAAAATAGATTTTTGTGAAAGTTGAGGGAGTGGACTTCttcctactttttttttttaagaatctGGACTTCTTCCTACTAAAAATCAGTATGTCGGACTACTGAAGCGTGAAGGCCCATTTACAGCCCTAAACAAATGGTCTGAATCGCTGAATGATGAAGCACAAAACAGCACTGTTTTTTTTCTCGGGATGTTGTCGCATGTGCAAACGCGGAAAACAGAGAAAATCTATGCAGCAGGCAGCGTGTGATGGAAAGGCAGGAAAACCACCCCTTCTTCACAGAAACGTGAGATTCTGAGAGTTGAGACTTGAGACGGACAAGGAAATTAACACCTCTCTATCGACTACCGTGCTACATGAGATGGTCAGATTTTGAAGCGGTAACATGACCCGGTTATAGTCGACAGGGATGCGATGCGATGGACGAGTCCTTGCACGATCCATTGGTACTGGAGATGACAATTACTCGGTCTCTTGTTAGATAATTAAGTACGTGATGAACGATATGGATATGACAAGAACCACGTCGCGCGCATCGTTTTCACTTCACGGGctcgtcttttttttttctcttcagGAAGAAAGCAAGAGTAGATGATGGCCCGTGATGAGGTGGACGCGCGAACGCACTGGCCCGTTTCCAAAGAGATTAGATTAGCGGGGAACCGCGTTGGCATTAGTTGCATCGTTCTAGCGTGTGGGCAGCCTCGTGTTGTTGTTCATCAGTCATCACTGGCTAGTACCATGGACGGCAGAGGGTATTCATGATAATTTTAGGAATATCTAGCTTTTTTATACAAGACCATATACATATTGGCTCATGCCGTCAAATATCAGTCCAAATCATATCTTGTTGCCAAAATCTTTTCCAAGATAAATCATCCGAATATGCCATGGCAACATGtataataaaatattttcttatatGAGTGAACGAGACATGAGTGGAAGGCAATTCCATAAACCCCATTTCTAAATCTCTAACCCTAGCTGACCAGACTTGGCGTGGTGGCGGCACTGCTGGTTGCCGGTGTCCCGATCTCCTAGCCAGTACATGGGCCTGCCACATTATTGCCACCTCTGTGCATCGTCCATTCATTTTCATTTCCCCCACACGATCAGTATGCACGGCCATTTCTGTGGGAGAGAAAGGGGGGAAAATGCATTAGCCATTTGTTTTTTTACTATTAATAGAGGAGAGTCGTTTCCCACCTGATCAAAACTTTATTGATTGGCCCGAAACGGCAGATTACAAAACAGCAATGTACAAAAGGAAGGAAAATCACAAGGCCATTTGTTCAACCAGGAATATATATAACTGAATTATATAATAATTTTCGCTCAAAGTTACAAAATCCACGTAGATAAGACGTGGGACAACAGCTAAGGACTGAGGCTGAGGTGGACACTTGACTTTTTCCTTAATTATAATGGTGATTGACGTGTATGGACACACGACTTCACGCGCAAACATAATGGCAACATCTCACGCCTTGGCCCGGTTGGCCCACATGTTAGCAGTGAGCTCATCTTGATCAGGTGGAACATCATTCATAAAATCTCTTGCATGCGCCATGCACTCTTTTTTCATATAGTCGTAAAATTGGTTTGGAGGAGCCATGACTAGTTATTGATTTGAGCTAAAAGTTAGTTAAAATTGATTCGTGTTGGCTAGCTAGCCGACTAAGGCATCCTCAATAGAAGTTTCATGACCCAGTTTCCAACCTATccatattttggaaacagtgtatAGAAATTTCATGggaatgaaactctctctactcccagaaaaacttttattatctctctctttattactatagcgccacatcagcatatttaatatgtataaaactctaatgaaactccactgagactggccttagagcatctctaagagttCTTTTAACCTAAATTTCCTAAATAGTCATATAGAGTACATTAAATTAATCTTTCTCTTCCCCAACAGTTAGCCTATCTCAAATAATATATAGGGTGGACAACATATCGTCTCAAATTTAAAAGGGAGAGAGGATAATTTAGGATACCACCAAAATATAGGATGTTGAATAAGGGAACTAGGAGAGTGATTTTTATTTCACAAACCTTAATTTTAATTCTAAGAAGATAAAGAACTCTAGAAGATACTCTTAGTTGAACACTTAGCTAAAAAAATAGTCCACTTATTAATCTCATGTTTAGATAGATTAGAGCTAATTTAGGTTGAAAAAATAGGTAGCTAACAATTAGTCCTATATATACATCTAAACAAGCCGAAATGAGCTTCCTATGCCCAAACACTGTAGTCATCATAGCAACAGTAGCCGCCAAAACAAATTTGTCCAGGTGAGTTTTTCCTACGCCCAAACAGCCAAACACCGTAGTCGTCATAGCGATTAGCAACAGTAGCCGCCAAAACAAAAGTGGTCTGTGATGTCACCCAATATTTCTAATATAGGTCATCTCTCCCACCACACATCAGTACTAATTGTGGTTCATGATGCATGGTCCTATTTGGCATTCATATAtcacttagagcaactccaacagatatgTTATCCATGTTATCTAGGCTATTTTTACATCTTCAAAGTAAAAATTAAagtccaacagatgtgctatctgatttgctaaaatagcaagtttgctattcctaaactttcgcttgtcatatatagcatgtcgttctcactagctatcctatacaaaggctgttgtggaactctatgttttgagtgagttttttattttacacaatggttaaatcttatagtttagaatataattttacctaatctcttggagatgctcttagtataCCTATATAGTACACATGATAAAAAGACGTGTTCCGTTTTTAGGGGTAAATTAAGGTAAAACTTTAACTAACTTTCAACCCGAAATAATTGAGTTTTTTCTCTGGCCCAGCCCACAAAATGCCCAAGT
It encodes:
- the LOC8077048 gene encoding probable glycerol-3-phosphate dehydrogenase [NAD(+)] 3, cytosolic, encoding MVGSYANGGGAAALVAEEKLDALRRLLGKSDGDPLRVVGVGAGAWGSVFCALLQDAYGRHRDRVQVRVWRRAGRAVDRADAERLFEVINSREDVLRRLIRRCAYLKYVEARLGDRTLHADEILRDGFCLNMLDTPLCPLKVVTNLQEAVWDADIVVNGLPSTETREVFGEIGRYWKERITQPLIISLAKGIEASLDPVPRIITPTQMISNATGVPLENILYLGGPNIASEIYNKEYANARICGADKWRKPLANFLRQPHFIVWDNSDLITHEVMGGLKNVYAIGAGMVAALTNESATSKSVYFSLCTSEMIYITHLLAREPEKLAGPLLADTYVTLLKGRNAWYGQKLAKGELTLEMGDSIKGKGTIQGVSAVNAFYELLSQGSLSVMHPETKKAVAPVELCPILKTLYKILIKRELTTNSILQAIRDESMYDPRERIEMAQRQSLFRPSLLGLAKGDAKA